One part of the Paenibacillus silvisoli genome encodes these proteins:
- a CDS encoding ankyrin repeat domain-containing protein has product MIEFYAIHDQEVRSAMTITPMFQAIQRRDAAAVQALIGQGADMNAVDERGRTPMLAATHANNPAIVKLLIDAGADLHKQDHKLDNPFLYAGAEGYLEIVRLTLAAGANTRITNRYGGVALIPASEHGYVDVVRELLTNSDINVNHVNNLGWTALLEAIILGTGSPEHIEVVRLLLEHGADVHLADHDDVTPLTHARRRRYHDIANLLIQAGALY; this is encoded by the coding sequence ATAATTGAATTCTATGCTATTCATGATCAGGAGGTGCGATCCGCTATGACTATTACTCCTATGTTTCAAGCCATCCAGCGGCGCGATGCCGCCGCCGTGCAAGCGCTGATCGGGCAAGGCGCGGATATGAACGCCGTCGACGAACGCGGCAGAACGCCGATGCTGGCCGCAACGCACGCGAACAATCCGGCGATCGTCAAGCTGCTGATCGATGCCGGCGCCGACTTGCACAAGCAGGATCACAAGCTCGATAACCCGTTTCTGTACGCGGGAGCGGAGGGCTACTTGGAGATCGTGAGGCTGACGCTCGCGGCCGGCGCCAATACGCGCATTACGAACCGGTACGGCGGCGTTGCGCTGATTCCGGCATCGGAGCACGGCTACGTCGACGTCGTGCGCGAGCTGCTCACGAACAGCGACATCAACGTCAATCACGTCAACAATCTCGGATGGACCGCGTTATTGGAGGCCATCATTCTCGGCACGGGAAGCCCCGAACATATCGAAGTCGTCCGCCTGCTGCTCGAGCACGGCGCCGATGTCCATTTGGCGGATCACGACGATGTCACGCCTTTGACTCACGCCAGACGCAGACGTTATCACGACATTGCGAACCTACTGATTCAAGCCGGCGCACTCTATTAA
- a CDS encoding RAxF-45 family protein: MNTEMVNNRVSQLPIAMAGIVHAFGRYVRSLSKFADTAPLSMRRRLP, translated from the coding sequence ATGAATACAGAAATGGTGAACAACCGAGTGAGCCAGCTTCCAATTGCGATGGCTGGCATCGTGCATGCTTTTGGACGCTACGTGAGAAGTCTGTCCAAATTCGCCGATACGGCACCATTATCTATGCGAAGACGCCTACCTTAG